The following proteins come from a genomic window of Achromobacter deleyi:
- a CDS encoding PLP-dependent aminotransferase family protein, whose protein sequence is MSKPLVRDARLESSLDLPVDPPRAGESKQAWVYRQIRERILRGVLPSGGRLPSTRDLAARWHVARSTVEAAYDQLRGEGYTAGTVGSGTYVAAVIPDNFFRRGLPGDGGAASAPRPAATAARVAAVAGGPAAAPTGSADPSAPSPRREASFMARSADASLFPMETWRKGLMASAQRVTPAQLAHEDPLGWHPLREQIARYLGAARGIACDAGQVVVLTGIRDGLDLSARLLLTPQDKVLVEDPGYLNAEPLFSQYTRHIVPIAIDEHGFSVARARRQRGARLAHVTPAHQSPTGVTMPVSRRLELLDWAAQAGCWILDDDYDSEFSYDGAPLAALKSLDGGDRVIHFGSFNKTLFNALRIGYAVVPRSLAPAFARALYVTGRSCSVIEQMTLAAFLEDGGFARHVRKARSVYAGRRDRVMAMLREAVGPAPLRVSGEQTGFHLVWWPPSGFDVAALLARARDWGVGIQPVADFCRRVSWPDGVVIGYSARQDADLDRLEALLREVTRR, encoded by the coding sequence ATGAGCAAGCCACTGGTGCGCGATGCCCGGCTGGAATCCAGTCTCGACCTGCCGGTCGACCCGCCGCGCGCCGGCGAGTCCAAGCAGGCCTGGGTGTACCGGCAGATCCGCGAACGGATCCTGCGCGGCGTGCTGCCCTCGGGCGGGCGGCTGCCGTCCACCCGCGACCTGGCGGCGCGCTGGCACGTGGCCCGCTCCACGGTCGAGGCGGCCTACGACCAGTTGCGCGGCGAGGGGTATACCGCCGGCACGGTCGGCTCCGGCACCTACGTGGCGGCGGTCATCCCGGACAATTTCTTCCGCCGGGGCCTGCCGGGCGACGGCGGCGCCGCCAGCGCGCCGCGCCCGGCCGCGACGGCTGCCCGGGTAGCCGCCGTCGCGGGCGGGCCGGCCGCCGCGCCAACCGGGAGCGCCGATCCGTCGGCGCCGTCGCCGCGCCGTGAAGCGTCGTTCATGGCGCGCAGCGCCGATGCCTCTCTGTTCCCCATGGAAACCTGGCGCAAGGGCCTGATGGCCAGCGCCCAGCGCGTCACGCCGGCGCAACTGGCGCACGAGGATCCGCTGGGCTGGCATCCGCTGCGCGAGCAGATCGCCCGCTACCTGGGCGCCGCGCGCGGCATCGCCTGCGACGCCGGCCAGGTGGTGGTGCTGACCGGCATCCGCGACGGCCTGGACCTGAGCGCGCGCCTGCTGCTGACGCCGCAGGACAAGGTGCTGGTCGAGGATCCCGGCTATCTCAACGCCGAGCCGCTGTTCAGCCAGTACACGCGGCACATCGTGCCGATCGCCATCGACGAGCACGGCTTTTCGGTGGCACGCGCCCGGCGCCAGCGCGGCGCCCGGCTGGCGCACGTGACGCCGGCGCATCAGTCGCCCACCGGCGTCACCATGCCCGTGTCGCGCCGCCTGGAACTGCTGGACTGGGCCGCGCAGGCCGGCTGCTGGATCCTCGACGACGACTACGACAGCGAGTTCAGCTACGACGGCGCGCCCCTGGCGGCGCTCAAGAGCCTGGACGGCGGCGACCGCGTGATCCACTTCGGCAGTTTCAACAAGACCCTCTTCAATGCCTTGCGCATCGGTTATGCGGTGGTGCCGCGGTCGCTGGCGCCGGCGTTCGCCCGCGCGCTCTACGTCACCGGACGTTCCTGCAGCGTGATCGAGCAGATGACGCTGGCGGCATTCCTGGAGGACGGCGGTTTCGCGCGCCACGTGCGCAAGGCGCGCTCGGTGTACGCCGGCCGCCGCGACCGCGTCATGGCCATGCTGCGCGAGGCGGTGGGCCCGGCGCCGCTGCGCGTCAGCGGCGAGCAGACCGGCTTTCACCTGGTGTGGTGGCCGCCGTCCGGCTTCGACGTCGCGGCCCTGCTGGCCCGTGCCCGTGACTGGGGCGTGGGCATCCAGCCGGTCGCCGACTTCTGCCGGCGGGTGTCCTGGCCGGACGGCGTGGTCATCGGCTACAGCGCGCGGCAGGACGCCGACCTGGACCGGCTGGAGGCGCTGCTGCGCGAGGTCACGCGCCGCTAG
- a CDS encoding PhzF family phenazine biosynthesis protein yields the protein MPQLDLYQVDAFSAAPFGGNPAAVVPLDAWLPDATLQRIAEENNLSETAYVVRRGDQYDLRWFTPAVEVDLCGHATLATAWVLFEQLGAKDEVLRFATRSGELLVRRAGDGLAMDFPARQPVAEAVPPGLLQALGLAEARALYRTDDYLVVIDDESLIDGLEPDFAALAAFDVRGVAVTAPSARHDFVSRWFGPRVGVNEDPVTGSAHTSLAPYWAQRLGKTVLSAEQGGARKGQLRCEVRDNGRVIISGQAALYLRGTIFL from the coding sequence ATGCCGCAACTCGATCTCTACCAGGTAGACGCCTTTTCCGCCGCGCCCTTCGGCGGCAATCCCGCCGCGGTGGTGCCGCTGGACGCCTGGCTGCCGGACGCCACCTTGCAACGCATCGCCGAAGAGAACAACCTGTCGGAAACCGCCTACGTCGTGCGCCGCGGCGACCAGTACGACCTGCGCTGGTTCACGCCCGCGGTCGAGGTCGACCTGTGCGGCCACGCCACGCTGGCGACGGCCTGGGTGCTGTTCGAGCAGCTCGGCGCCAAGGACGAGGTGCTGCGTTTCGCCACCCGCAGCGGCGAGTTGCTGGTGCGTCGCGCCGGCGATGGCCTGGCGATGGATTTTCCGGCCAGGCAGCCGGTGGCCGAGGCCGTGCCGCCCGGCCTGTTGCAGGCCTTGGGGCTGGCCGAGGCGCGGGCGCTGTACCGCACCGACGACTACCTCGTCGTGATCGACGATGAATCGCTGATCGACGGCCTCGAGCCGGACTTCGCCGCGCTGGCGGCCTTCGACGTGCGCGGCGTGGCGGTGACCGCGCCGTCCGCGCGCCACGATTTCGTGTCGCGCTGGTTCGGCCCGCGGGTCGGCGTCAACGAAGACCCGGTGACCGGTTCCGCGCACACCTCGCTGGCGCCGTACTGGGCGCAGCGGCTGGGCAAGACGGTCCTGAGCGCCGAGCAGGGCGGGGCGCGCAAGGGGCAGCTGCGCTGCGAGGTGCGCGACAACGGTCGCGTCATCATCAGCGGCCAGGCCGCCTTGTACCTGCGCGGCACGATTTTCCTCTGA
- a CDS encoding sulfite exporter TauE/SafE family protein, whose amino-acid sequence MDAVWIVAIGAAAAGFVQGLSGFAFGMVAMSFWAWVLDPRLAAALAVFGALTGQLLAVFSVRRGFNWPLLWPFLLGGLAGIPLGVLVLPHLDMDWFKAVLGALLALWCPVMLMAQRLPRIGGNRWGDGAVGLVGGVLGGIGGFAGSVPTLWCTLRGFNKDTQRAVIQNFNLSMLSVTMAIYLATGIVTRDMAPMFAVVAPAMLIPTLLGTRLYIGISDVTFRRVVLGLLTCSGLTLLASSVPQLLAR is encoded by the coding sequence ATGGATGCGGTGTGGATAGTGGCGATCGGCGCGGCCGCGGCGGGCTTCGTGCAGGGGCTGTCGGGCTTTGCCTTCGGCATGGTGGCCATGTCGTTCTGGGCCTGGGTGCTGGACCCGCGGCTGGCGGCGGCGCTGGCGGTGTTCGGCGCGCTGACCGGGCAGCTGCTGGCGGTGTTCTCGGTGCGCCGCGGCTTCAACTGGCCGCTGCTGTGGCCGTTCCTGCTGGGCGGGCTGGCCGGCATCCCGCTGGGCGTGCTGGTCCTGCCGCACCTGGACATGGACTGGTTCAAGGCGGTGCTGGGCGCGCTGCTGGCGCTGTGGTGCCCGGTGATGCTAATGGCGCAGCGCCTGCCGCGCATCGGCGGCAACCGCTGGGGCGACGGCGCGGTGGGCCTGGTGGGCGGCGTGCTGGGCGGCATCGGCGGCTTCGCCGGCAGCGTGCCGACGCTGTGGTGCACGCTGCGCGGCTTCAACAAGGACACGCAGCGCGCCGTGATCCAGAACTTCAATCTGTCGATGCTGTCGGTGACCATGGCGATCTACCTGGCCACCGGTATCGTCACGCGCGACATGGCGCCCATGTTCGCGGTGGTGGCGCCGGCCATGCTGATCCCCACGCTGCTCGGCACGCGCCTGTATATCGGCATTTCCGACGTGACGTTCCGGCGCGTGGTGCTGGGGCTGCTGACATGCTCGGGCCTGACGCTGCTGGCGTCGTCGGTGCCGCAACTGCTGGCGCGCTAG
- a CDS encoding LysR family transcriptional regulator, whose translation MRTLDTQLLEGMDVMAAVVDTRSFSAAAEAVDMSQSGVSRAIARLEQRLGIRVFERTTRSVRLTDEGRRFYETVMPLIGALEEATGNAVDLARSVRGRLRVNVDPLFAQLILGPGIGAFLDRHPELEVELRCREGLGDLVADGFDLALRFGHPQASSLVARKLFETRVFAMAAPAYVQRFGKPKDPRDLEHGAHRCILFREPEAGGTFPWEFRQGRRQLVVKPRGALTVNDPGTVHSACLAGQGIAQLFELGAERYLASGQLVRLFPDWADLRFPLHAYYPSRHHVPAKTRALLAFVAEQVGQDGTQTGRTAGRPAPAG comes from the coding sequence ATGCGCACGCTCGATACTCAACTTCTCGAAGGCATGGACGTGATGGCGGCGGTGGTCGATACCCGCAGCTTCAGCGCGGCCGCCGAGGCCGTGGATATGTCGCAATCGGGCGTCAGCCGGGCCATCGCGCGGCTCGAGCAGCGGCTTGGCATCCGGGTGTTCGAGCGCACCACGCGTTCGGTACGCCTGACCGATGAGGGGCGCCGCTTCTATGAGACGGTGATGCCGCTGATCGGCGCGCTGGAGGAGGCGACGGGTAACGCCGTCGACCTTGCGCGGTCGGTGCGCGGGCGCTTGCGCGTCAATGTCGATCCGCTGTTTGCCCAGCTCATTCTCGGTCCGGGCATCGGCGCGTTCCTGGATCGCCATCCGGAACTGGAAGTGGAATTGCGTTGCCGCGAAGGGCTCGGCGACCTGGTCGCCGACGGCTTCGATCTGGCGCTGCGTTTCGGCCACCCGCAGGCCTCGTCACTGGTGGCCCGCAAGCTGTTCGAGACGCGCGTCTTCGCGATGGCCGCGCCCGCCTACGTGCAGCGCTTCGGCAAGCCGAAGGATCCGCGCGACCTGGAACACGGCGCGCATCGCTGCATCCTGTTCCGCGAGCCGGAAGCGGGCGGCACCTTTCCCTGGGAGTTCCGCCAGGGCCGCCGCCAGCTGGTCGTCAAGCCGCGGGGCGCGCTGACCGTGAACGATCCCGGCACCGTCCACAGCGCCTGCCTGGCCGGACAGGGCATCGCCCAACTGTTCGAACTGGGCGCCGAACGCTACCTGGCGTCCGGACAACTGGTGCGCCTGTTCCCCGACTGGGCCGACCTGCGCTTTCCCCTGCATGCCTACTACCCGTCACGCCACCACGTGCCCGCCAAGACTCGGGCGTTGCTGGCGTTCGTGGCCGAACAGGTCGGCCAGGACGGAACGCAGACAGGCCGAACGGCCGGCCGCCCCGCGCCGGCCGGCTAG
- a CDS encoding MFS transporter: MEFTIKPAGPSSSGDGAHPPHGASLSRARSAAAVLALSLGCFSFVSTELMPVGVLPAMASGLEVSLGEAGYLVSCFAFVVALTATPLTGLLGAINRKALMALLLAVCCLGNLVTYLAPSYAVVLGGRVLVAAAIGVFWSTAVVTAVHLVSARNAIRATSIVFGGVSLATVLGVPAGTILGEHQGWRAVFAALSMLSLCVFAVVLWSVPAVRLSRATIRGAMRGILRSRALLAVFGATALIVTGNFLAYTYIAPYLEQVARQSPADISLMLLLYGAAGVLANFAIAPLAARALRASLALVTAMLAASLLAMHLAIDSHAAMAAMMVLWGAAYGALPVLLQTSVFNGAARIEGGADGATSINVAVFNAAIGLGALVGGLLINGAGPARIPVAAGAFVVAGLALVIASGRRAA; encoded by the coding sequence ATGGAATTCACGATTAAACCCGCCGGCCCGTCCTCATCGGGCGACGGCGCGCATCCGCCGCACGGCGCCTCGCTGTCGAGGGCGCGCAGCGCCGCCGCCGTGCTGGCGCTGAGCCTGGGATGCTTTTCTTTCGTCAGCACCGAACTGATGCCGGTCGGCGTGCTGCCCGCGATGGCTTCGGGGCTGGAGGTCTCGCTGGGCGAGGCCGGCTACCTGGTGTCGTGCTTTGCCTTCGTGGTGGCGCTGACCGCGACCCCGCTGACCGGGTTGCTCGGGGCCATCAACCGCAAGGCGCTCATGGCCCTGTTGCTGGCGGTCTGCTGCCTGGGCAACCTGGTCACCTACCTGGCGCCCAGCTACGCTGTAGTGCTGGGAGGGCGGGTGCTGGTGGCCGCCGCCATCGGCGTGTTCTGGTCGACCGCGGTGGTGACTGCCGTGCACCTGGTGTCCGCCCGCAACGCGATACGGGCCACCTCGATCGTCTTTGGCGGGGTATCGCTGGCCACGGTGCTGGGCGTGCCCGCCGGCACCATCCTGGGCGAACACCAGGGTTGGCGCGCGGTGTTCGCGGCGCTGTCGATGCTGAGCCTGTGCGTGTTCGCGGTGGTGCTGTGGTCGGTGCCCGCGGTGCGGCTGTCCAGGGCGACGATACGCGGCGCGATGCGCGGCATCCTCAGGAGCCGGGCCTTGCTCGCGGTGTTCGGCGCGACCGCGCTGATCGTCACCGGCAATTTCCTGGCGTACACCTACATCGCGCCCTATCTCGAACAGGTCGCACGGCAGTCGCCGGCCGACATCAGCCTGATGTTGTTGCTGTATGGCGCGGCCGGCGTGCTGGCCAATTTCGCGATTGCGCCATTGGCCGCGCGCGCGCTGCGCGCCAGCCTGGCGCTCGTCACCGCGATGCTGGCCGCCAGTCTGCTGGCCATGCACCTGGCGATCGACAGCCACGCGGCCATGGCCGCCATGATGGTGCTGTGGGGCGCGGCCTACGGGGCGCTGCCGGTGCTGTTGCAGACGTCCGTCTTCAATGGCGCCGCGCGGATCGAGGGCGGGGCGGATGGCGCCACCTCGATCAACGTCGCGGTCTTCAATGCGGCCATCGGCCTGGGCGCGCTGGTCGGCGGGCTGCTCATCAACGGGGCGGGTCCCGCGCGCATTCCGGTCGCGGCGGGCGCGTTTGTCGTGGCGGGGCTGGCGCTGGTCATCGCCAGCGGCCGGCGGGCCGCCTGA